A single Methylomonas sp. AM2-LC DNA region contains:
- a CDS encoding carbon-nitrogen hydrolase family protein → MTICAAIQMASGPQVSANLLEADKLIAEAAKAGSKLVALPENFAIMGMKEQDKVKVREPDGIGPIQDFLAATAKKHNVWLIGGTIPLVAEQSGKVRAACPVYNELGQRVARYDKVHLFDVSVPDTSEEYRESDSVEAGNDICVLDTPFGRLGIAVCYDLRFPEFFRLMNKDHQNIDILVIPSAFTAKTGAAHWEVLLRARAIENQCYVIAPNQGGFHRNGRQTYGHSMIVDPWGVVLDCYKTGSGFVSAEIDGHRLEKTRTSFPVLQHRRFFCE, encoded by the coding sequence ATGACAATATGTGCAGCCATCCAGATGGCTTCAGGTCCACAAGTAAGTGCCAATTTGCTCGAAGCAGATAAATTGATCGCAGAAGCTGCAAAAGCGGGGTCTAAATTAGTAGCCTTACCTGAAAATTTTGCAATTATGGGTATGAAAGAACAGGATAAAGTCAAGGTACGTGAGCCGGATGGTATTGGTCCTATTCAAGATTTTTTAGCAGCTACAGCCAAAAAACATAATGTTTGGTTGATAGGGGGCACTATTCCGCTAGTGGCTGAGCAAAGTGGCAAAGTGCGTGCTGCTTGTCCAGTGTATAACGAATTGGGCCAACGAGTTGCACGTTACGATAAGGTTCATCTGTTTGATGTTAGTGTTCCTGATACCAGTGAAGAATATCGTGAATCAGATTCTGTAGAGGCGGGTAATGACATTTGTGTGCTGGACACCCCCTTTGGTCGGCTTGGCATTGCTGTCTGCTACGATTTGCGGTTTCCAGAGTTTTTTCGTTTAATGAATAAAGACCATCAAAACATTGATATTTTAGTTATCCCTTCAGCATTTACCGCCAAAACCGGAGCTGCGCATTGGGAGGTGTTGTTACGCGCCAGAGCTATTGAAAATCAGTGTTATGTCATTGCACCTAATCAAGGTGGTTTTCATAGAAATGGTCGTCAAACCTATGGTCACAGTATGATCGTAGATCCATGGGGGGTAGTGTTGGATTGTTATAAAACGGGTTCTGGTTTTGTATCAGCAGAGATTGATGGGCATCGTCTGGAAAAAACGCGTACTTCGTTTCCGGTTTTACAACACCGCCGTTTTTTTTGCGAGTAA
- the bamC gene encoding outer membrane protein assembly factor BamC produces MYKQFLYSLPWFLLVACSSAGPDKYKDTKNLEFPPTLAIEHSANQSSYSSSNSKLPDFPPVKNKDEEKSDDTQKEDSTDKVAEKAVSKPTDKPVNADLARLVLLIGSEKKPIVELKTGFERAWILVGDALSAADIEVANTDYDAGVFRVRYVAQGEGKGRGLINSVTSFFSDEFKDTEYTLTVDKDKKITDVHVDKVVSADSGKDTFNNDDSAALMKLVHKTIIANLEK; encoded by the coding sequence ATGTATAAACAGTTTTTATATAGTTTGCCTTGGTTTTTATTAGTGGCCTGTAGCAGCGCCGGGCCTGATAAATATAAAGATACCAAAAATCTGGAATTTCCTCCGACATTGGCTATCGAACACAGTGCTAATCAGTCTAGTTATTCTTCTAGTAATTCAAAATTGCCAGATTTTCCACCAGTTAAGAATAAGGACGAAGAAAAGTCTGATGATACCCAGAAAGAAGACAGTACAGATAAAGTTGCTGAAAAAGCTGTCAGTAAACCAACCGATAAACCCGTTAACGCTGATTTGGCACGATTGGTTTTACTGATTGGCAGTGAGAAAAAACCTATTGTGGAACTGAAAACCGGCTTTGAAAGAGCTTGGATTCTGGTAGGAGATGCTTTAAGTGCTGCTGATATTGAAGTTGCCAATACTGACTATGATGCTGGCGTATTTCGAGTGCGTTATGTTGCGCAAGGTGAAGGTAAGGGGCGGGGTTTAATCAATTCGGTAACATCGTTTTTTAGCGACGAATTTAAGGACACTGAATATACCTTAACCGTGGATAAAGACAAAAAAATAACCGATGTGCACGTTGATAAAGTGGTCAGTGCTGATAGCGGCAAGGACACTTTTAATAACGATGATTCTGCTGCCCTAATGAAATTAGTGCATAAAACTATTATCGCCAATTTGGAAAAGTGA
- the dcd gene encoding dCTP deaminase — MSIKSDKWIRRMAAERGMIEPFQAGQVRESPQGRIISYGTSSYGYDVRCSNEFKIFTNINSTIVDPKDFDEASFVDVKSDVCIIPPNSFALARTVEFFRIPREVLVICLGKSTYARCGIIVNVTPLEPEWEGHVTLEFSNTTPLPAKIYANEGVAQMLFFGGDEVCETSYLDRGGKYQGQTGVTLPKA, encoded by the coding sequence ATGAGTATAAAATCAGATAAATGGATTCGACGCATGGCGGCAGAGCGCGGCATGATAGAACCTTTTCAGGCTGGGCAGGTTCGTGAATCCCCTCAGGGGCGGATAATCTCCTATGGAACGTCCAGCTATGGGTATGACGTACGCTGTTCTAACGAATTTAAAATATTCACTAATATTAATTCCACCATAGTCGATCCCAAAGACTTTGATGAAGCCAGTTTCGTAGATGTAAAATCAGATGTTTGTATCATTCCTCCAAACTCGTTTGCGCTAGCCCGTACAGTAGAGTTTTTTCGTATTCCTCGCGAAGTACTGGTGATTTGTCTCGGTAAATCAACTTATGCTCGCTGTGGCATCATTGTCAACGTAACGCCTTTAGAACCCGAATGGGAAGGGCATGTAACTCTGGAATTTTCTAATACTACACCACTGCCTGCCAAAATTTATGCCAATGAGGGTGTGGCGCAAATGTTGTTTTTTGGCGGAGATGAAGTCTGTGAAACCTCTTATCTGGATAGAGGTGGCAAATATCAGGGGCAGACAGGAGTAACTTTACCTAAAGCCTAG